CGCCTTGCGGGCCCGGGCCTTGGACTTCTGCCAGTCCGAGCCGCCCATCTTGTGCAGGGTGGGCTGCTCGCCGCCGACGTACCGGGAGAGTTGGTCGAGCTGGTCGGTGGGGACGAAGAGCCGGTCGCCGGGCTGGCCGCGCTTGCTCGCGGCGTACTCGATGACCAGGTATTCCCGGGAGGCGCCGTTGACCGTGCGCTGCACCAGCTCGACGTACCGGCCGATGCCGTGCTGCTCGTGCACCACGTGGTCGCCGGCCTTGAGCTCCAGCGGGTCGATGGTGTTGCGCCGCCGGCTCGGCATCTTGCGCATGTCCCGGGTGGAGGTGCCCCGGCCGCCGGTGACGTCGTTGCCGGTGAGCAGCACGAACCGGGACGCCTCGTCGACGAAGCCGGCGGTCAGGCAGCCGCAGCTGACCAGCAGCTCGCCGGGGGCGGGCGCGGTCGGCACCTGCTCGGTGAGCCGGGCGCCGAGGCCGGCGTCGCGGAGCACCTCGACGGCCCGCTGGGCGGGGCCGTGCCCCTCGAAGACCAGCGCGATCGACCAGCCCTCACCGGCCCACCGCTTCAGGTCGTCGACCACCCGGGCGGTCTCGCCGTGGTAGAGCGGGGCGGGCTGGGCGGCCAGGGTCACCGCGATCGCTTCGTCGGGGGTGACGTCGACCTCGGTCGGCTCGTCCTCCCAGGGCTGCCGCGCCGGTGCGGTGGCGTCCGCCTCGACCAGGCCGAACGGCGCGAGGGTCCACCAGGGCTGGCGCAGGGCGCGGGCGCGCATGCGTACGTCGGCCAGGGTCTTGAAGGCGGCGGCGCCGAGGTCGACCGGGGCCTGGCCGCCGACGGCGGCCGCGGCCCAGCTGGCCTGGAGGAACTCCTCGGAGGTACGCACCAGGTCGTGTGCCCGGGTGCGGATCCGCTCCGGGTCGCAGAGCAGCACATGGGTGCCGGCCGGCATGCAGTCCAGCAACAGCTCCAGGCTCTCGTTGCCGAGCAGCGCCGGGACCAGCGACTCCATCCCCTCCACCGGGATGCCCTCGGCGAGCTTGTCGAGGATCTCGGCCAGCTCCGGGTGCTCCTGCGCGAGGGCGGCAGCCTGCTTCCGGACCGCCGGGGTGAGCAGCAGTTCCCGGCAGGGCGGCGCCCAGAGCTGCGGCACGCCCTCGATGGTGCGCTGGTCGGCGACGGCGAAGGTGCGGATCTCCTCCACCTCGTCGCCCCAGAACTCGACCCGGGACGGGTGCTCGTCGGTGGGCGGGAAGACGTCGAGGATGCCGCCGCGGACGGCGAACTCGCCCCGCTTGGTGACCAGGTCGACCCGGGCGTACGCCATGTCGGTGAGCCGGCGGGCAACCTCCTCCAGATCCGCCTCGTCGCCCGCGGCGAGCTGCACCGGCTCCAGGTCGCCGAGCCCCTTGAGCTGGGGTTGCAGCAGCGACCGGACCGGTGCCACGACCACCCGCAGCGGCCCGGTACGCCCGTGCGCGTCCGCGGACTCCGGGTGGGCCAGCCGGCGCAGCACGGCCAGCCGACGCCCGACGGTGTCGGAGCGGGGCGAGAGCCGCTCGTGCGGCAGTGTCTCCCAGGACGGGAAGACCACCACCTGCTCCGGCGGGAGCAGGCTGCCCAGCGCGGCGGCGAGGTCGTCGGCCTCCCGGCTGGTGGCGGTCACCGCCAGCACCGGGCGGCCGGCGCCGCCCGCGGGCTCGTCCGCGGCGACGGCCGCGACCGCGAACGGGCGCAACGCGGCCGGGGCGGTGAGGTCCAGGCCGTCGACCTGGGCGGCACCGGAACGCGCCAGGTCACGCGCCCGGGCCAACCCCGGGTCGGCCAGGGCGGCGGCGAACAGTCCGGTGAGCATCAGTGATCACTTCCCGCGAATGGGCACACGACGATCACCCCGCGCCCGGTCTGGACGGGGGGTTTGCAGATTCGACACTATCTCTCCGGGGGGACGATCGGCCGCCGTGCCGTCGAGGAACACCTGGGGGAAACGAATGCCCGCCGAGGGAACCGGCAGTGATCCGCGCCGCAAGACCACCCCGGCCCGGTGGCGGGTGCTGGGGCACCCGGACGGGATGCTGATCTACCAGGTCCAGTGCATCGTGGAGCACCACGGCTGGACGGAGCCCGCCGCCGAGGACCGGCACAAGATCATCCTCGGTCGCTCGGGCGCCTACCAGCGCCGCCTCAACGGCCGCACCGGCGTCTCCGACGCCACCTCCGTCCTGATCACCCGCCCCGGTGACGAGGTGGCCGTGGCCCACCCGTACGGCTGCGGCGACTCGTACACCTGCC
The window above is part of the Micromonospora inositola genome. Proteins encoded here:
- the mfd gene encoding transcription-repair coupling factor encodes the protein MLTGLFAAALADPGLARARDLARSGAAQVDGLDLTAPAALRPFAVAAVAADEPAGGAGRPVLAVTATSREADDLAAALGSLLPPEQVVVFPSWETLPHERLSPRSDTVGRRLAVLRRLAHPESADAHGRTGPLRVVVAPVRSLLQPQLKGLGDLEPVQLAAGDEADLEEVARRLTDMAYARVDLVTKRGEFAVRGGILDVFPPTDEHPSRVEFWGDEVEEIRTFAVADQRTIEGVPQLWAPPCRELLLTPAVRKQAAALAQEHPELAEILDKLAEGIPVEGMESLVPALLGNESLELLLDCMPAGTHVLLCDPERIRTRAHDLVRTSEEFLQASWAAAAVGGQAPVDLGAAAFKTLADVRMRARALRQPWWTLAPFGLVEADATAPARQPWEDEPTEVDVTPDEAIAVTLAAQPAPLYHGETARVVDDLKRWAGEGWSIALVFEGHGPAQRAVEVLRDAGLGARLTEQVPTAPAPGELLVSCGCLTAGFVDEASRFVLLTGNDVTGGRGTSTRDMRKMPSRRRNTIDPLELKAGDHVVHEQHGIGRYVELVQRTVNGASREYLVIEYAASKRGQPGDRLFVPTDQLDQLSRYVGGEQPTLHKMGGSDWQKSKARARKAVREIAAQLIQLYAARKASKGHQFGPDTPWQRELEDAFPWQETPDQLAAIEEVKRDMEQTVPMDRLICGDVGYGKTEIAVRAAFKAVQDGKQVAVLVPTTLLVQQHYNTFAERMSQFPLTIKQLSRFQTPKETEQTLAMAAEGSADIVIGTHRLLQSATRFKQLGLVVVDEEQRFGVEHKEHLKTMRASVDVLSMSATPIPRTLEMAITGIREMSTIATPPEERHPVLTFVGAYDDRQVAASIHRELLRDGQVFYLHNRVESIDKAARRLRELVPEARVAVAHGQMGEEALEKVMVGFWEKEFDVLVCTTIVESGIDIPNANTLIVERADLLGLAQLHQIRGRVGRGRERAYAYFLYPPEKPLTEHAHERLATIAQHTELGAGMYVAMKDLEIRGAGNLLGGEQSGHIEGVGFDLYVRMVGEAVSAFKGEQPEEETDVKIDLPIDAHLPHDYVGVERLRLEMYRKLAEARDEERLREVVAEMTDRYGEPPAPVQNLVAVARFRLLARRYGLTDVSMQGKHLRFGPLPLPDSKQLRLKRYHPDSVYKQATDQVSVPRPSTRRVGGEPLRDQALLEWCAQLLSDVLGEPAMAGVR